In Aedes albopictus strain Foshan chromosome 3, AalbF5, whole genome shotgun sequence, the following are encoded in one genomic region:
- the LOC134290867 gene encoding uncharacterized protein K02A2.6-like, with amino-acid sequence MDPTQFKQFMEYQTNLFSKLLEGMQISQQQANQSSAQMHGEVRASVSNVHVPQPSPLIVEGDMRENFEFFERNWRDYAKAIGMDRWPPEENPQKVSFLLSVIGEPARKKYYNFELTTAEKADPDAALDAIRAKVVVKRNIVIDRLDFFSAVQNPRESIDEYASRLKTLAKCANLGQLETELITYKVVTSNKWPHMRSKLLAIEDVTLTKAVDMCRAEEITAMRSQDLAAGTSEMEVNKIEKSKPRSRQQVQRCKFCGDSHDFKKGTCPAFGKRCHRCKGKNHFERVCKASKHHSRRNRKVKEIRDESSDSDEEGSTSHEAGSEDSEDEYEIGKIYDNSSKGGSVLAELDMQFSEKWSKVDCELDTGANTSLIGHDWLKKLCGCEKVELLPTTLRLQSFGGSPINVLGQVKVPCRRKGRRYLLVLQVVDVSHRPLLSAKASRKLGFVKFCKSVTFSKPQTELELLKIYRIEAQAIVAEHSELFRGYGKFAGAVSLEVDDNVQPSIQPPRRVPIAMRSKLKAELESLEKDGLIVKELMHTDWISNIVIVQRGEPKSGGIRICLDPIPLNKALKRPHLQFNTLDEILPELGKAKIFSTVDAKKGFWHVELDERSSKLTTFWTPFGRYRWTRLPFGISSAPEIFQMKLQEVIQGLDGVECLADDLLVYGIGDTLEEALVNHNRCLKNLFRRLDEHNVKLNKSKLVLCQSSVKFYGHVLTDKGLHPDETKITTIKNYPVPTNRKEIHRFIGMVNYLSRFIPNLSSNLTNLRKLISESVPWNWTTAEDKEFKAVKQLVADVRTLRYYNPKQPLTIECDASCFGLGAVVYQDEGVIGYASRTLTATERNYAQIEKELLAILFACIRFDQLVVGNPKVTVKTDHKPLINVFRKPLLSAPRRLQHMLLNLQRYNLEIQFVTGKDNVVADALSRAPYDDKDMKEAFQKLNVYKVFREIQEIQLSTHLRVTDSCLDEIIEETKKDYTLQSIMDYIQRGWPTSADRLPDGVKVFFSYRNELSMQEGIVFRDDRILVPFKLRRALIDKCHTSHNGIEATLKLARANLFWPGMSSQIKDVVMQCGVCAKFASSQPNPPMMSHRIPVYPFQLVSMDVFFTTYQGKDRKFLVTVDHYSDFFEIDILRDLTPESLIAACSKNFARHGKPQVILTDNNTNFVSRKMAKFTSDWDIEHITSAPNHQQSNGKSEAAVKIAKHLLKKTEETGADFWYAPLHWRNIPNKIGSSPTARLFSRSTRCSIPSSGTKLIPKVVENVPESIEQNRRRIKWHYDKKTRNLPDLQIGSPVYVQLKPEASKLWSPGKVLDQLSDRSYLVNVNGTNYRRSLVHLKPRKEPNTSPDRTPKSLGKEENCHQYRIPSNHRNNNSDLQNGCQNENDASSVSVSAPSSASPRSTAAAAVMTPMTQEGPMQQSRESPKGIRTPTANVGRPRRETRLPARFKDFLIEFD; translated from the coding sequence ATGGATCCGACACAGTTTAAGCAGTTTATGGAGTACCAAACAAACTTGTTTTCGAAGCTACTGGAAGGAATGCAAATATCCCAGCAGCAAGCAAACCAATCGTCGGCACAGATGCACGGAGAAGTTCGTGCAAGTGTATCCAATGTGCATGTGCCGCAACCTTCACCATTGATCGTAGAGGGCGATATGCGAGAGAATTTCGAGTTCTTCGAGAGAAATTGGAGGGACTACGCGAAGGCCATCGGAATGGATCGGTGGCCCCCGGAGGAAAATCCTCAAAAAGTAAGCTTCCTGCTGTCGGTGATAGGGGAACCAGCACGCAAGAAGTACTATAATTTCGAGTTGACGACGGCAGAGAAAGCGGATCCGGATGCGGCATTGGATGCTATCCGGGCTAAGGTAGTGGTGAAGCGCAATATCGTGATCGACCGACTGGATTTCTTCTCCGCCGTACAGAATCCCCGAGAGTCTATCGATGAATATGCTTCTAGGCTCAAAACTTTAGCAAAGTGTGCTAATCTTGGTCAGTTGGAAACGGAACTTATTACCTACAAAGTGGTCACGTCTAACAAATGGCCTCATATGAGGAGCAAGCTGCTGGCCATTGAGGACGTCACGTTAACAAAAGCAGTGGACATGTGTCGGGCAGAAGAAATCACGGCTATGCGCTCACAGGATCTTGCGGCTGGAACTTCAGAGATGGAGGTGAACAAAATTGAGAAGTCGAAACCCCGTTCCCGGCAACAAGTTCAACGCTGCAAGTTCTGCGGGGATTCTCACGACTTCAAAAAGGGTACGTGTCCAGCGTTTGGAAAGCGTTGCCACCGTTGCAAAGGAAAAAACCATTTTGAACGTGTTTGTAAGGCTAGCAAGCACCACAGTCGTCGGAACAGGAAGGTAAAGGAGATCAGAGATGAGAGCAGTGACTCGGATGAAGAAGGCTCAACATCACACGAAGCCGGATCGGAGGACAGCGAGGACGAATACGAAATTGGGAAAATTTACGACAATTCCAGTAAAGGAGGTAGCGTGCTGGCGGAATTAGATATGCAGTTCAGTGAAAAATGGAGTAAGGTCGACTGCGAGTTGGATACCGGAGCGAACACAAGCTTGATCGGTCATGATTGGCTGAAAAAGCTTTGCGGATGCGAAAAGGTTGAACTGTTACCAACAACTCTTCGTCTTCAAAGCTTCGGAGGGAGCCCAATAAACGTTTTGGGCCAAGTGAAGGTGCCTTGCCGTCGAAAGGGTCGCCGATATCTGCTGGTCCTGCAGGTGGTGGATGTGAGCCACAGACCACTACTGTCGGCGAAAGCTTCGCGAAAGCTGGGGTTCGTGAAGTTTTGCAAGTCTGTTACATTCAGCAAGCCACAGACAGAACTGGAACTTCTGAAGATCTACAGAATCGAAGCGCAGGCAATTGTGGCTGAACACAGCGAACTCTTTCGAGGATATGGAAAATTCGCCGGAGCAGTATCTCTAGAAGTCGATGATAACGTGCAACCGTCTATTCAACCACCACGCCGCGTTCCGATTGCCATGCGGAGTAAACTGAAAGCAGAATTGGAGTCATTGGAGAAGGATGGGCTGATCGTCAAGGAGCTGATGCATACCGATTGGATAAGCAACATCGTCATCGTTCAGCGTGGTGAACCGAAATCTGGAGGCATTCGCATATGCCTCGATCCGATACCTCTCAATAAGGCTTTGAAACGACCGCATCTGCAATTCAACACTTTGGACGAGATTCTTCCGGAGTTGGGAAAAGCTAAAATCTTCAGCACAGTGGATGCCAAGAAGGGTTTTTGGCACGTGGAATTGGACGAACGAAGTAGCAAACTCACAACGTTCTGGACCCCGTTCGGAAGGTATAGGTGGACACGTTTGccgtttgggatttcttcagctcCTGAGATATTTCAAATGAAGCTTCAGGAAGTCATCCAGGGTCTCGATGGAGTTGAATGCCTGGCCGATGATCTGCTGGTGTATGGCATCGGCGACACACTGGAGGAAGCACTGGTCAACCACAACAGATGTCTGAAAAATCTTTTTCGTCGCCTAGATGAGCACAACGTGAAGCTGAACAAGTCCAAGCTCGTCTTGTGTCAGTCGTCTGTGAAGTTCTACGGACACGTTCTGACAGACAAGGGTCTACATCCGGACGAAACGAAAATTACCACGATTAAGAACTACCCTGTTCCCACAAATCGGAAAGAAATCCATCGTTTTATTGGGATGGTCAACTACCTGAGCAGGTTCATTCCGAACTTGAGCTCTAATTTGACCAATCTTCGCAAGCTGATATCGGAATCAGTACCGTGGAACTGGACAACAGCTGAAGACAAGGAGTTCAAAGCAGTAAAGCAGCTGGTTGCTGACGTCCGAACATTGCGCTACTACAACCCCAAGCAACCATTAACGATCGAGTGCGATGCCAGCTGTTTTGGACTGGGCGCCGTCGTATATCAGGATGAAGGCGTGATTGGCTACGCATCCAGGACATTGACCGCTACAGAACGTAATTATGCACAAATAGAAAAGGAACTATTGGCGATTCTTTTTGCGTGCATTCGGTTCGACCAATTGGTGGTTGGAAACCCAAAAGTAACGGTGAAAACAGATCACAAACCACTGATTAATGTGTTTCGCAAACCGTTACTATCAGCACCTAGACGTCTGCAGCATATGTTGTTGAATCTGCAACGATATAACCTGGAGATCCAGTTCGTCACCGGAAAAGACAACGTTGTGGCGGATGCATTGTCTCGAGCGCCATACGATGACAAGGATATGAAGGAAGCATTTCAAAAGCTGAACGTGTACAAGGTGTTTCGCGAGATTCAGGAAATTCAGTTGTCTACCCATCTTCGCGTAACGGATAGCTGCTTGGACGAAATAATCGAAGAAACGAAAAAGGATTACACGCTGCAATCAATCATGGACTACATTCAACGTGGCTGGCCAACATCAGCAGACCGACTGCCGGACGGTGTGAAAGTTTTCTTCAGTTATCGCAATGAGTTGTCTATGCAGGAGGGCATCGTGTTCCGTGATGATCGAATTTTGGTCCCTTTCAAGTTGAGGCGAGCTCTAATTGACAAATGTCACACCAGCCATAACGGAATCGAAGCAACTCTAAAGCTAGCTAGGGCAAACTTGTTCTGGCCCGGGATGAGCAGCCAAATCAAGGACGTCGTGATGCAATGTGGAGTGTGTGCAAAGTTTGCATCATCTCAACCAAATCCGCCTATGATGAGTCATCGTATTCCTGTATATCCGTTTCAACTGGTGTCGATGGACGTTTTTTTCACCACGTATCAAGGAAAAGATAGGAAGTTTCTTGTGACCGTCGATCACTACTCGGACTTCTTCGAGATTGACATCTTAAGGGATCTCACACCTGAATCGCTAATCGCCGCGTGCAGCAAGAACTTCGCTCGACATGGGAAGCCACAGGTAATTCTCACTGATAATAACACTAATTTTGTCAGCAGAAAAATGGCCAAGTTCACATCCGACTGGGACATCGAGCACATTACGTCCGCTCCGAATCATCAGCAATCAAATGGGAAGTCCGAAGCTGCCGTAAAGATAGCAAAACATCTCCTGAAGAAAACCGAAGAAACCGGTGCGGATTTTTGGTATGCGCCGCTCCACTGGAGAAACATCCCGAACAAAATCGGCTCCAGTCCGACCGCCAGATTGTTTTCCCGGTCCACCCGATGCAGTATTCCATCATCAGGGACAAAGTTGATTCCAAAGGTGGTTGAAAACGTTCCTGAATCGATAGAGCAGAATAGGAGGAGGATCAAATGGCATTACGACAAGAAAACGCGAAACTTACCTGATCTACAGATTGGCTCACCGGTGTATGTGCAGCTGAAACCAGAAGCATCGAAACTGTGGAGCCCCGGCAAAGTTTTGGACCAGCTGAGTGACCGGTCATATCTAGTGAACGTGAATGGGACAAATTATCGCCGAAGTCTAGTACATCTAAAACCGCGTAAGGAACCCAATACGTCGCCTGACCGTACGCCTAAATCACTGGGAAAGGAGGAAAATTGTCACCAGTACCGAATTCCTAGCAACCACCGAAACAACAACAGTGACCTGCAGAACGGCTGTCAAAACGAAAATGATGCGTCGTCGGTATCGGTGTCGGCGCCGTCGTCGGCGTCGCCAAGGTCGACTGCAGCTGCAGCTGTGATGACACCGATGACACAAGAAGGTCCCATGCAGCAGAGTCGGGAGTCGCCGAAGGGGATTCGAACGCCAACCGCCAACGTGGGCAGACCAAGACGAGAAACACGACTGCCGGCTAGATTTAAGGATTTTCTTATTGAATTTGATTAa
- the LOC134290868 gene encoding uncharacterized protein LOC134290868, which translates to MAEALAALQRQREFITSKVARIKSSLQKADDEQVPLDEFVLETYIRTIDAAYQEMNECQTKMCATNPTKQEEEEEIYVEFENLFTEVRAVVSRLLKQKKDAQTSNALQRQVAAGVPQPIRVQQSILPHTPLPSFDGKPEHWFRFKSMFTDIMNKCANEDAATKLYHLDKCLVGEAAGVINQQFINENNYDAAWNFLVQRYEDKRKIVDIHANKLLHLKPMTQESGRQLRDLIEECKRHVDSLRYHGYDVLGLSDIVVVNVLASKLDFETKKLWEANNEHGVIPTYDDTIEFLEKHALVLERVEASSSIQQKTKSKANVPATSQKASQLKSSSFTVTAAETKCVFCDKEHFNHQYDEFLKLSPCERNARAKKAGVCYNCLRKGHLTVKCTSKHSCRECNKRHHTVLHLDSPKPNDDASKTDSVKPVDSDNSSSLMSNVVTLSCATGSSGYKDVLLSTAVANILDVHGNVRLCRILLDSGSQLHLITEAMTTLLGIQREKCATSVVGINGKETHIKHQVMVMLQSRTTSYSENIECLVVPRITGILPAQELNIAEIAIPNDVRLADPEFNRPQRIDLLIGAEFFYSILKSNRIDLGPGRPIIQETFLGWVVAGPTHNRSSNIQPQQCNTVSSETNHLDELVQRFWMVEDVPMASRLSEEEALCEQHYVQTTTRDSSGRYVVRLPFRDNVDKLGETKQHALQRFQQLERRLNSNEQLKREYDCFIEEYIRLNHCREVFEPEASSKPNCFLPHHAVLKPSSSSTKLRTVFDASAKSTSGLSLNDVLMTGPSVQDSLLDITMRFRVHQYVFTCDVPKMYRQVAMAAEDTKFLRVFYRKQSSDPIRTFELTTVTYGTASAPFSATRTLVQLVHDEGAQFPIAAEIVLHDVYIDDALTGGDSIEFIKEAAEQLVHLLERGGFQLHKWCSNSTEFLETIPEELKEKRTALEFSGANDVIKTLGLLWNPSTDELCFRMNPVQDQAVITKRHILSEVSKTFDPLGLFAPSVVLCKLLIRDLWKLEVGWDEEVPPDQMNSWMRYIASLKQAEGMKINRCVLTPNRIGLELHAFSDASFSAYGTCVYIRSVLPDGTAELHLLTSKSRVAPNQTIPRLELCGFVLMARLVGVVMAAIKQRFNKVVLWTDSTIVLCWLNKPPHQLNTFVSNRVTEINRTTKEYERKYVESKSNPADMLSRGVYPADLKINDVWWHGPTFLRTASFADFKEEEVVDIPDVKKVTCTAQECEGPYELPVLTRFSSFRRLRRVMAYVARFIRKARKIRTDNDHQLYPTVDEYMISLDLNMKALQAVHFPEEIQQIEKYQRTGDPKHRYVGKLRYLNPILEQGILRVGGRIKHANLTFAQRHPVILPSKHHVTKIIIDDLHQMYLHIGPSGLLSLLRQRFWILDSRLVPRLFGPV; encoded by the coding sequence ATGGCGGAGGCGCTAGCAGCTCTTCAGCGGCAACGGGAGTTCATAACCTCAAAAGTTGCCCGCATCAAATCGAGTCTCCAGAAGGCAGACGACGAACAGGTTCCACTTGACGAATTCGTCTTGGAAACATACATACGGACGATTGATGCGGCCTATCAAGAAATGAACGAGTGTCAAACAAAGATGTGCGCAACCAATCCAACGAAGCAGGAAGAGGAGGAAGAAATCTACGTCGAATTCGAGAACCTGTTCACGGAGGTGAGAGCAGTAGTGAGCAGACTGCTGAAACAGAAGAAGGATGCACAGACTTCTAACGCACTGCAACGGCAAGTTGCGGCCGGTGTTCCTCAACCGATCCGAGTGCAACAATCGATCCTTCCACACACACCCCTTCCGTCGTTTGACGGGAAGCCTGAGCATTGGTTCAGGTTCAAATCAATGTTCACGGACATTATGAACAAGTGTGCCAACGAGGATGCTGCAACAAAACTGTATCATTTGGATAAGTGCCTTGTTGGAGAAGCGGCCGGTGTCATTAATCAACAATTCATCAATGAAAACAACTACGATGCAGCATGGAATTTCCTAGTCCAGCGGTATGAAGACAAGCGCAAGATTGTGGACATTCACGCGAATAAGTTGCTGCATTTGAAACCAATGACGCAGGAGAGCGGAAGGCAACTGAGGGATTTGATCGAGGAGTGCAAACGGCACGTCGATTCGCTCAGATACCACGGGTACGATGTACTAGGCCTCTCAGACATCGTAGTGGTGAATGTTCTCGCATCAAAGCTAGACTTCGAGACCAAGAAGCTGTGGGAAGCCAACAACGAACACGGTGTCATTCCTACCTACGACGACACAATCGAGTTTCTGGAAAAACACGCATTGGTGCTCGAACGAGTGGAAGCCTCTTCAAGTATTCAACAGAAGACTAAGTCGAAGGCCAATGTACCTGCTACGTCGCAGAAGGCGTCACAGTTGAAATCTTCTTCTTTCACTGTGACGGCGGCGGAAACAAAATGCGTGTTTTGCGATAAAGAACATTTCAACCACCAGTACGACGAGTTTCTCAAGCTTTCACCTTGTGAAAGGAATGCCAGGGCCAAGAAAGCTGGCGTTTGTTATAACTGTCTGAGAAAAGGGCACCTCACGGTCAAATGTACTTCGAAACATTCTTGTCGAGAATGTAACAAGCGGCACCATACGGTTCTCCATCTGGATTCGCCAAAACCGAATGACGATGCCAGCAAGACCGACTCTGTGAAACCTGTCGATAGTGACAACAGTTCGTCATTGATGAGCAACGTGGTAACCCTCAGTTGCGCCACTGGTTCCAGTGGATATAAGGATGTGCTGCTTTCTACTGCGGTTGCGAATATTCTGGACGTGCACGGTAACGTGAGGCTGTGTCGTATTCTCCTGGACTCAGGGTCGCAACTTCACCTAATCACGGAAGCAATGACAACACTCCTTGGAATCCAGCGTGAAAAGTGTGCAACGAGTGTCGTTGGAATCAACGGGAAGGAAACCCACATCAAACACCAAGTAATGGTTATGTTACAATCCAGAACGACAAGCTACAGTGAGAACATCGAATGCCTGGTGGTGCCGAGAATCACTGGCATACTACCAGCTCAAGAGCTCAACATTGCAGAGATAGCTATCCCGAACGACGTTCGTCTTGCCGATCCAGAATTCAATAGGCCTCAACGAATCGACCTTCTGATCGGAGCCGAATTTTTCTACAGTATCCTGAAAAGTAATCGCATCGATCTCGGGCCTGGACGACCGATTATACAGGAAACGTTTTTGGGATGGGTCGTCGCAGGGCCAACCCACAATCGTTCGTCGAATATACAACCACAACAATGCAACACTGTTTCTTCTGAAACCAATCATTTGGATGAGTTGGTTCAACGGTTTTGGATGGTCGAGGATGTTCCGATGGCATCGAGGCTTTCAGAGGAGGAGGCATTGTGCGAGCAGCATTACGTTCAAACAACGACAAGGGACTCGTCCGGAAGGTACGTGGTCAGGCTCCCGTTTCGTGACAACGTGGATAAGCTTGGTGAAACGAAGCAGCATGCACTACAGCGATTCCAGCAGCTAGAAAGGCGTTTGAACAGCAACGAGCAGTTGAAGCGTGAATATGATTGTTTCATCGAGGAATACATCCGTCTGAACCATTGCCGAGAAGTTTTTGAACCAGAAGCAAGTAGCAAGCCCAACTGTTTCCTGCCTCATCACGCAGTACTAAAACCATCATCATCTTCAACCAAGCTACGAACAGTGTTTGATGCTTCAGCGAAATCGACTTCGGGCCTATCGCTAAACGATGTGTTGATGACTGGGCCGAGCGTACAGGATTCTCTTCTAGACATCACGATGCGATTCCGCGTACACCAGTACGTTTTTACTTGCGATGTGCCTAAGATGTACAGACAAGTCGCAATGGCAGCGGAAGACACAAAATTTCTACGGGTGTTTTATCGCAAGCAATCATCCGATCCGATTCGCACATTCGAGCTGACTACCGTTACATACGGCACGGCGTCGGCACCCTTTTCGGCAACACGCACCTTAGTGCAACTGGTACATGACGAGGGTGCACAGTTTCCCATAGCTGCGGAAATTGTACTGCACGATGTCTACATCGATGATGCATTGACTGGCGGAGATTCTATCGAGTTCATCAAGGAGGCAGCAGAACAGCTCGTGCATCTTCTAGAGCGAGGAGGCTTCCAGCTGCATAAATGGTGTTCCAATTCCACAGAGTTTTTGGAGACCATTCCGGAAGAACTGAAAGAGAAGCGAACGGCATTAGAATTTAGCGGAGCAAACGATGTGATTAAAACGTTGGGTTTATTATGGAATCCCTCAACGGACGAGCTGTGTTTCCGGATGAATCCTGTTCAAGACCAGGCTGTGATCACGAAGCGTCATATCCTTTCCGAGGTTTCGAAAACCTTTGACCCGCTGGGACTATTTGCGCCATCGGTCGTGCTGTGCAAATTATTGATACGAGATCTGTGGAAGCTGGAGGTTGGTTGGGACGAAGAAGTGCCACCGGATCAGATGAACTCCTGGATGCGGTACATAGCCAGCTTGAAACAGGCTGAAGGAATGAAGATTAATCGATGTGTGCTGACACCTAATCGGATTGGTCTTGAACTTCATGCCTTTTCGGATGCATCATTCTCGGCGTACGGAACATGTGTATACATACGGTCTGTTCTTCCCGACGGCACTGCGGAGCTTCACCTTCTGACAAGCAAATCCAGAGTTGCCCCCAATCAAACTATTCCACGACTGGAGCTATGCGGATTTGTTCTAATGGCTAGATTGGTTGGCGTTGTTATGGCGGCAATTAAACAACGATTCAACAAGGTGGTGTTATGGACGGATTCAACTATCGTGTTATGCTGGTTGAATAAGCCACCTCATCAGCTCAACACCTTTGTGTCAAATCGTGTTACGGAGATCAATAGAACCACTAAGGAATACGAACGTAAATACGTGGAGTCCAAATCAAACCCAGCCGATATGCTGTCGCGTGGTGTCTACCCTGCGGATTTGAAAATCAATGACGTTTGGTGGCACGGGCCTACTTTTCTACGAACGGCATCATTTGCAGATttcaaagaagaagaagttgtcgACATTCCGGACGTGAAGAAAGTTACTTGTACAGCACAGGAATGTGAAGGTCCCTACGAACTTCCAGTTCTGACCAGGTTCAGTTCGTTTAGGCGTCTGCGACGAGTCATGGCTTATGTGGCTCGATTTATCAGAAAGGCAAGAAAGATTCGTACGGATAACGATCATCAACTGTACCCAACCGTGGATGAGTACATGATAAGCCTAGACTTGAACATGAAGGCACTTCAAGCAGTgcattttcctgaagaaatccagcaAATTGAAAAGTATCAGCGTACTGGTGATCCCAAACACCGATACGTTGGGAAGCTTCGGTACCTCAACCCGATCTTGGAGCAAGGTATCCTGAGAGTTGGAGGGCGAATCAAACACGCAAATCTAACATTTGCCCAACGTCATCCCGTCATTCTACCATCAAAGCATCACGTGACGAAAATCATCATCGACGATTTGCACCAGATGTACTTGCATATTGGCCCAAGCGGATTGTTATCTCTTCTCCGTCAGAGGTTTTGGATACTTGATTCCCGGCTTGTTccccggcttttcgggcccgtttga